In the genome of Limnobaculum zhutongyuii, one region contains:
- a CDS encoding major capsid protein, producing MNLADMFTVTTLTAAINKIPAIPTRAGELGIFEEEGIATTSVLIESRDGRLFLVKNIGRDEDPTQVKNSKAKRRTFETTHLPASAQLLPSDLQNFNSFGDNDATDYQAQTINNKLETMKNSLEVTREFQRVGALCGRILDSDGSVIYDLYKEFGVTQKSIDVPFSVEDTDVRKLLTDAKRHSESKLTGALVTGYKAFCGKDWFDAFVAHPNVQKAYANYQEAADRLGGDMRKGFTFGGIEFEEYNATVSNQNFLSDKVARVFPIAKGGVYKMYNAPANYNETVNTIGLALYAKAEERSMGKGWDLEAQANPLAICTYPEALVELKMS from the coding sequence ATGAATTTAGCAGATATGTTTACCGTTACTACGCTAACGGCAGCCATCAATAAAATCCCAGCCATCCCGACCCGTGCGGGTGAATTGGGTATTTTTGAAGAAGAAGGGATTGCCACCACGTCCGTTCTGATTGAAAGCCGTGATGGTCGTTTATTCCTGGTCAAGAATATTGGCCGTGATGAAGATCCAACGCAGGTTAAAAACAGTAAGGCCAAACGCCGTACTTTTGAAACTACCCACTTACCCGCTTCAGCTCAATTGTTACCGTCTGACTTGCAAAACTTTAATTCCTTTGGCGACAACGATGCAACTGACTATCAGGCACAAACCATCAACAATAAGCTGGAAACGATGAAAAACAGCCTGGAAGTCACCCGTGAATTCCAACGTGTTGGTGCCTTGTGTGGCCGTATTTTGGATTCTGATGGCTCCGTTATCTATGACCTGTATAAAGAGTTTGGCGTAACACAAAAAAGCATTGATGTACCTTTCAGCGTAGAAGATACCGATGTCCGTAAGCTTCTAACGGATGCTAAACGCCATAGTGAGTCAAAGCTGACCGGCGCACTGGTGACAGGTTATAAGGCGTTCTGTGGCAAGGACTGGTTTGATGCCTTTGTTGCTCACCCTAATGTACAAAAAGCCTATGCCAACTATCAGGAAGCGGCCGATCGCCTTGGTGGTGATATGCGTAAAGGCTTTACGTTCGGTGGTATCGAATTTGAAGAGTATAACGCCACGGTATCCAATCAAAACTTCCTTTCGGACAAGGTTGCGCGAGTCTTTCCTATCGCCAAAGGCGGTGTCTATAAGATGTACAACGCCCCGGCGAACTACAACGAGACGGTCAACACCATTGGTTTAGCGTTATATGCCAAAGCGGAAGAACGCAGCATGGGTAAAGGCTGGGATTTAGAAGCCCAGGCTAACCCGCTGGCCATTTGTACTTACCCTGAAGCCCTTGTTGAACTGAAGATGAGCTAA
- a CDS encoding DUF935 domain-containing protein → MSQGIWVSPNEFVSFSELNRPSKEAVATRSRVNGSLGISGKLQNPDLVLRKMGKSIEVYRDLTADAHVGGCVRRRKSAVLALEYGFDREQSQTQVADFVEKVFSKLKMRTVISDALDAPLYGYTPLEVMWSDVDDKIVPVDVVAKPAEWFFFDDENRLRMRTKEDKDGILLPERKFILVRQDATYENPYGIADLSRCFWPTTFKRGGFEFWLKFTEKYGSPFLVGKHPRNTHNTEVDALLDSLEAMVQDAVAAIPDDSSIEILEAAGKGSSADIYERLMMFCRSEVSIALTGTNQTTEADTTNASAQAGLTVTEDIRDADAELVTEAMNTLTRWTVELNFSEEEEPPVWSMWSPETIDKTQAERDQILKTAGANFTNEYFIREYNLKEGDLGEQLPPSAGMGYPSFAEKPKKPNDTVAAVADQLSRETQPIIDGWIERIRSFAEKAKNMEELQERLLAEFDNLSEDELAQAMASAFTVINLQGRDEVNNGR, encoded by the coding sequence ATGAGTCAGGGTATTTGGGTTAGTCCGAATGAGTTTGTCTCTTTCTCCGAGCTAAACAGACCATCCAAAGAGGCTGTAGCGACCCGTTCACGCGTTAATGGCTCATTAGGGATTAGTGGAAAATTACAAAATCCCGATCTTGTCCTGCGTAAAATGGGCAAAAGTATCGAGGTTTATCGTGATTTGACGGCTGATGCTCACGTAGGTGGTTGCGTTCGTCGCCGTAAGTCAGCCGTTCTTGCCCTTGAATACGGTTTTGACCGGGAACAGTCACAAACGCAGGTCGCAGACTTTGTTGAAAAGGTCTTTTCTAAGCTAAAAATGAGAACCGTCATCAGTGATGCATTAGATGCACCACTCTATGGCTACACTCCGCTTGAGGTGATGTGGTCTGATGTTGATGACAAGATTGTGCCGGTGGACGTAGTGGCCAAGCCTGCGGAGTGGTTTTTCTTTGATGATGAAAACCGTCTGCGTATGCGTACCAAAGAGGATAAAGACGGTATTTTATTACCTGAGCGTAAGTTTATCTTAGTTCGCCAAGATGCTACCTATGAGAACCCTTACGGCATTGCTGACCTGAGCCGTTGTTTCTGGCCAACCACATTTAAGCGTGGTGGATTCGAGTTCTGGCTCAAGTTTACCGAGAAGTACGGTAGCCCATTCCTGGTCGGTAAACACCCACGCAATACCCATAATACAGAGGTGGATGCGTTACTGGATAGCCTTGAAGCAATGGTTCAGGATGCCGTTGCCGCTATTCCTGACGACAGTTCTATTGAAATCCTAGAAGCCGCAGGTAAAGGCAGCAGCGCCGATATCTATGAACGCCTTATGATGTTCTGCCGTTCTGAAGTCAGTATTGCCCTGACAGGAACGAATCAGACAACGGAAGCCGATACCACCAATGCGAGTGCTCAGGCAGGACTAACAGTGACTGAAGATATCAGGGATGCTGATGCCGAACTGGTGACAGAAGCCATGAACACCTTAACCCGCTGGACCGTTGAGCTCAATTTCTCTGAGGAAGAAGAGCCTCCAGTCTGGTCTATGTGGTCGCCGGAAACGATTGATAAAACTCAAGCCGAACGCGATCAAATCCTTAAAACGGCTGGCGCTAATTTTACCAACGAATACTTCATTCGCGAATATAACTTAAAAGAAGGCGATCTAGGTGAACAGCTTCCACCATCAGCCGGTATGGGCTATCCCTCATTTGCTGAAAAACCGAAAAAGCCCAACGATACCGTGGCAGCTGTCGCAGACCAATTAAGCCGGGAGACTCAACCCATTATTGATGGCTGGATTGAGCGTATTCGCAGTTTTGCAGAGAAAGCCAAGAATATGGAAGAGCTTCAGGAACGGCTATTGGCTGAGTTTGATAATCTGTCTGAAGATGAGCTAGCCCAAGCGATGGCCAGCGCATTTACCGTGATTAACTTACAAGGTCGTGATGAGGTGAATAATGGCCGTTAA
- a CDS encoding Gp37 family protein yields MSITIDILDGILNRLKEVHGRELAIEYFPEQPANYRLNHPVGAVLISYSRSSFATNEAIDSTWMNREMTIPLTLMFRQLHGKAGVIAYLDKLRLTLTGWIPPHCDVSLKPVSESFLAQNAGVWQYALDFTTKTNQIQADMGISPHLAYEDIP; encoded by the coding sequence ATGAGTATCACGATTGACATCTTAGATGGCATTTTAAACCGATTGAAAGAGGTTCATGGCCGGGAGCTGGCGATCGAGTATTTTCCTGAGCAACCCGCTAACTATCGTCTTAATCATCCTGTTGGAGCAGTACTTATCAGTTATTCCCGCAGCAGCTTTGCGACCAATGAGGCGATAGACAGTACCTGGATGAATCGTGAGATGACCATTCCCCTCACGCTGATGTTTCGCCAGTTACACGGTAAAGCCGGCGTTATCGCTTATCTGGATAAACTGCGATTAACCCTAACCGGCTGGATACCCCCTCACTGTGATGTATCGCTTAAACCTGTCAGTGAGTCCTTTTTGGCTCAGAACGCTGGGGTGTGGCAATACGCTCTGGATTTTACGACCAAGACTAATCAGATACAGGCCGATATGGGCATTTCACCCCATTTGGCTTATGAGGATATTCCATGA
- a CDS encoding head decoration protein, which yields MTTYNEPKVLSDVLLVEVKPGWTKDRGMIVADKKYELGTVLAKVSGKYYAIDLAGTGAAKKAAAVLAQHIDTTTGERLGAVIARGAVVAIDGLVWPEGVTDAQKTTAYTELEALGIIAREQL from the coding sequence ATGACTACCTATAACGAACCGAAAGTATTAAGTGATGTTCTGTTGGTTGAAGTGAAACCGGGTTGGACAAAAGACCGGGGCATGATTGTAGCGGATAAAAAATATGAGCTGGGAACCGTTCTGGCCAAAGTCTCCGGTAAATATTATGCCATTGATTTAGCGGGCACAGGTGCTGCAAAAAAAGCCGCTGCCGTATTGGCACAGCATATCGATACCACGACTGGTGAACGTCTTGGTGCAGTGATTGCACGTGGTGCCGTGGTGGCCATTGATGGTCTGGTGTGGCCTGAAGGTGTTACTGATGCACAAAAGACCACGGCATACACCGAGTTGGAAGCGCTGGGCATTATTGCCAGAGAGCAGCTTTAA
- a CDS encoding putative holin, with protein sequence MSLLKSVRQHRLLTWALATVILLGVIAVLSPQQLPVTLYKLSLVSLAAVIGYHLDRALFPYASPGSYLVDNWKAISAHPINGVDKLEPEYPVISGYQRIFAAVLLRRAIVVMAVILGVTLGL encoded by the coding sequence ATGTCGTTATTAAAAAGTGTCCGCCAACATCGTTTACTGACCTGGGCGTTAGCCACCGTCATCCTGCTCGGCGTTATCGCCGTTCTGTCACCACAGCAGTTACCTGTCACCCTCTATAAGCTTTCTCTGGTCTCCTTAGCTGCGGTGATCGGGTATCACTTAGACCGGGCATTATTTCCTTATGCCAGCCCCGGTAGTTACTTGGTTGATAACTGGAAAGCTATCAGTGCTCACCCGATTAACGGAGTGGATAAACTTGAACCTGAATACCCGGTAATTAGTGGTTATCAGCGTATCTTCGCCGCTGTTCTGTTACGCCGGGCGATTGTCGTCATGGCCGTTATTCTTGGCGTAACACTGGGGCTGTAA
- a CDS encoding DUF2730 domain-containing protein, with the protein MNFTDMNFSFSAMQWLVTAAIGIYSWLMSRQSASGKELLELRTRIIALEEQIRHTPSQNLVNDLHGDMKAIRAEMQGMRETMQPLVKGLDRVNDYLMRSKQS; encoded by the coding sequence ATGAACTTCACTGATATGAATTTTAGCTTCAGTGCCATGCAATGGTTAGTCACAGCGGCCATCGGTATCTATTCATGGCTGATGAGTCGGCAATCTGCCAGCGGTAAGGAACTGTTAGAACTCCGAACCCGGATTATTGCCCTGGAAGAGCAGATCCGCCATACCCCGTCACAGAATCTGGTAAATGATTTACATGGGGATATGAAAGCCATCCGGGCAGAAATGCAAGGTATGCGTGAAACCATGCAACCGCTAGTAAAAGGGCTTGATCGCGTTAATGACTACCTGATGAGGAGCAAGCAATCATGA
- a CDS encoding phage head morphogenesis protein produces MAVKGVFGQKFNQQSDYFKQKLAIPSERWDDISREQHDHGFIVAGAMKADLVNDLKKAMQSVIDEGKSIQWFRQNFDQVVEKQGWKGWTGEGSKAGKAWRTEVIYTQNLKSSHAAGRYAQLTDPDVLAERPYWRYLHRSVINPREEHAKWHNLVLPADDPFWDEHYPPNGFGCNCIVESCSERDLKKLGKTGPDTAPARKTQLYTDTNTGEQRLVPEGVMPGFDYTPGKSATQNALAANKQKLNTLDSAIARKNVEKLINSDVFLSFYNGRLKGEWPVAVMNSKQMVEMAVKSPVLTLSRQSIMKLRTQYPDLSPSDFRQLQTQLDNAQWQQNSQGERQTVVNISGKSWNVRAKPTASGTYIEMDQA; encoded by the coding sequence ATGGCCGTTAAAGGTGTTTTCGGGCAAAAGTTTAACCAGCAGAGTGATTACTTCAAACAGAAGCTAGCTATCCCCAGTGAGCGCTGGGATGATATTTCCAGAGAACAGCATGACCATGGTTTTATTGTAGCCGGTGCGATGAAAGCTGATTTGGTTAATGACCTGAAGAAGGCGATGCAAAGTGTTATTGATGAAGGTAAGAGCATCCAGTGGTTCCGTCAGAACTTTGATCAGGTAGTAGAGAAACAAGGTTGGAAAGGCTGGACGGGTGAAGGCAGTAAAGCCGGTAAAGCCTGGCGCACCGAGGTTATCTATACTCAAAACCTGAAATCATCCCATGCAGCGGGTCGTTATGCTCAGCTTACCGACCCAGATGTTTTAGCAGAACGCCCTTACTGGCGTTATCTTCACCGTTCAGTGATTAACCCCAGAGAAGAGCACGCCAAATGGCATAATTTGGTGCTTCCTGCCGATGATCCCTTCTGGGATGAACATTATCCCCCGAACGGTTTCGGGTGTAACTGTATTGTCGAATCCTGTAGTGAGCGGGATTTGAAAAAACTGGGTAAAACCGGCCCGGATACAGCCCCAGCCCGAAAAACTCAGCTTTATACCGATACCAATACCGGTGAACAACGTCTGGTTCCTGAAGGTGTGATGCCCGGATTTGACTATACCCCCGGTAAGAGCGCCACCCAAAATGCCCTGGCAGCCAATAAGCAGAAACTCAATACTCTGGATTCAGCCATTGCCAGAAAGAACGTCGAAAAACTCATTAATTCTGATGTGTTTCTGTCATTTTACAATGGTCGTCTGAAGGGGGAATGGCCTGTGGCTGTGATGAACAGTAAGCAAATGGTCGAAATGGCGGTTAAGAGCCCGGTGCTGACCTTAAGCCGACAATCTATCATGAAGCTACGGACTCAATACCCTGATTTAAGTCCATCTGACTTTCGCCAGCTCCAAACCCAGCTAGATAACGCCCAGTGGCAGCAGAACAGTCAGGGTGAGAGGCAAACCGTTGTGAATATTTCAGGTAAATCGTGGAACGTTCGAGCGAAGCCAACCGCCTCCGGTACCTATATTGAAATGGATCAAGCATAG
- a CDS encoding DUF6731 family protein: protein MVNSASSERKYKIEFFQLDMTITADYPSPWEVFSAITEEGAETSLNSGGITRDIWGLRDRNRPLSFVGEFRKFRTTDVPEIGEVGSPAEDIELDENEGIIEKNFFVYYRNHRLLGWHNNSHAGGAKHLATFLSNLLGIKVKLNPVLKTDAIRRLMNGNTTVKKISVSIPRPTNPELYPDDDFGRQTIDMMDHMSADSLRLELGINSRRGDSAGALADRIKQALRAFASSGATTAKAQVIEDGIEYPIDLIADRIISFQSVETNARFPPSGTMYRLIDDAKRDCQEDIDGYFGTLENALT, encoded by the coding sequence ATGGTTAATAGTGCAAGTTCCGAAAGAAAATATAAAATTGAATTTTTTCAACTAGATATGACTATTACCGCAGATTACCCTTCTCCTTGGGAAGTGTTTTCAGCTATTACCGAGGAAGGTGCGGAAACTTCATTAAACTCAGGTGGGATAACAAGAGATATTTGGGGATTACGAGATCGGAATCGACCATTATCTTTTGTTGGTGAGTTCCGAAAGTTCCGTACAACAGATGTGCCCGAGATTGGCGAGGTGGGAAGCCCAGCTGAAGATATAGAATTAGACGAAAACGAAGGTATTATTGAGAAGAATTTTTTTGTGTACTACAGAAATCATCGACTTCTTGGTTGGCACAATAATTCACATGCTGGCGGGGCTAAACATTTAGCAACTTTCTTAAGTAATCTGTTAGGCATCAAAGTAAAATTAAACCCCGTCTTGAAAACGGATGCCATCCGGCGATTAATGAATGGTAATACAACTGTAAAAAAAATTAGTGTTAGTATTCCAAGACCTACTAATCCTGAATTATATCCAGATGATGACTTTGGTCGACAAACTATTGATATGATGGACCATATGTCAGCTGATAGTCTCCGTCTAGAGCTAGGTATTAATTCAAGGAGAGGAGACTCTGCGGGTGCCCTAGCTGATCGTATTAAACAAGCATTACGGGCCTTTGCTAGTTCAGGTGCAACAACCGCTAAAGCGCAAGTTATTGAAGATGGCATTGAATACCCTATAGATTTGATTGCCGATCGCATAATTTCATTTCAATCAGTCGAAACTAATGCACGTTTTCCTCCTAGTGGTACTATGTATCGATTGATTGATGATGCAAAACGTGATTGCCAAGAGGATATCGATGGCTATTTTGGTACGTTGGAAAACGCTCTTACCTAG
- a CDS encoding gp436 family protein, translated as MRYCTLSDLERAVPKQTLIWLSHDDPASENYDAAVLEDAINYAEELADGYLVSRYPLPLSSVPTIIRDAVVYLARYWLYQRRPEGAMPEVVKDGKKDALDTLSQIQKGAISLNVKIDDTVVETNAPSVFRVSASKRLWGKSTLEKWR; from the coding sequence ATGCGCTACTGCACACTGAGTGATTTGGAACGGGCAGTTCCCAAACAAACGCTAATCTGGCTATCCCACGATGATCCAGCGTCGGAAAATTATGATGCAGCCGTTTTGGAGGATGCGATCAACTATGCAGAAGAGCTGGCAGACGGTTATTTAGTCTCTCGTTACCCTCTGCCATTGTCATCCGTTCCGACCATCATTCGTGATGCAGTAGTGTATCTGGCCCGTTACTGGCTTTATCAGCGCCGTCCTGAAGGGGCTATGCCGGAAGTGGTCAAAGATGGCAAAAAGGATGCCCTGGATACCTTAAGCCAGATCCAGAAAGGTGCCATCTCCCTGAATGTCAAAATAGACGATACCGTGGTTGAAACCAATGCGCCTAGCGTATTTAGAGTTTCGGCATCTAAACGCCTATGGGGAAAGAGCACGCTGGAGAAATGGCGATGA
- a CDS encoding TraR/DksA family transcriptional regulator, whose translation MDDIDRASELETQQRERALIARNQQPKGIGSLTCLACGDAIPEKRRQLLPSTTLCVDCQQMEEKRMRR comes from the coding sequence ATGGACGACATTGATCGCGCTAGTGAGCTGGAAACTCAGCAACGGGAACGCGCACTAATAGCACGTAATCAGCAGCCAAAAGGCATTGGCAGCCTAACATGCCTAGCTTGTGGTGACGCTATACCAGAAAAGCGCCGCCAGTTACTGCCAAGCACAACCCTCTGTGTTGACTGCCAGCAGATGGAAGAAAAAAGGATGAGACGATGA
- a CDS encoding phage protein Gp27 family protein: MGRKSTIHKLDPSVRSHIEQLLRDDRLTLDEMLENIRAKYPQTDAPSRSSLYRYRAGFEEMTQSLREIETASRVLVDELGDGIGDKAGALLAQAVTTLATRAAFNAHERDDISIKEVGELSRAARAAMQARTMSLKERQEIEKVTRDKLLREQESNLQKEAKAQGLDENAVQFWREKILGIK, encoded by the coding sequence ATGGGACGTAAATCCACCATCCACAAACTTGATCCTTCTGTTCGTAGTCATATTGAACAGTTGCTACGCGATGACCGACTAACGCTGGATGAAATGTTGGAGAATATCAGGGCTAAATACCCACAAACTGATGCACCAAGCCGTTCTAGTCTCTACCGCTACCGTGCTGGCTTTGAGGAAATGACTCAAAGCCTAAGGGAAATAGAGACCGCATCCCGCGTTCTGGTTGATGAACTGGGGGATGGTATTGGTGATAAAGCCGGTGCGCTATTAGCTCAGGCAGTAACAACTTTGGCCACCCGAGCAGCCTTCAATGCCCACGAGCGCGATGATATTTCAATTAAAGAAGTGGGTGAGCTATCTCGTGCAGCTAGAGCAGCCATGCAGGCCCGAACCATGAGCCTCAAAGAGCGTCAGGAAATTGAGAAAGTCACTCGAGATAAGCTCTTGCGTGAGCAAGAGTCAAACCTTCAAAAAGAAGCGAAAGCTCAAGGGCTGGATGAGAATGCCGTTCAATTCTGGCGTGAGAAAATCTTGGGGATCAAGTGA
- a CDS encoding transglycosylase SLT domain-containing protein → MRAVILFILLITACHPVLASTIPADAARYKRDLIRVSHAEWGLDAPVATFAAQIHQESRWRTDARSPVGAIGLAQFMPGTSKWIAGTYPDRLDGNQPYNPMWALQALVIYNRWHYQRISAQTDCDRWAFTLSAYNGGLGWVQRDKKKAAAQGLDASRYWGSVEYVNAGRSAANFKENRGYPERIINRWQPLYQDAGWGGGVCD, encoded by the coding sequence ATGAGAGCCGTTATCTTATTCATCTTATTGATAACGGCCTGTCACCCGGTGCTGGCTTCAACAATACCGGCTGATGCGGCCCGTTATAAGCGCGACCTTATCCGCGTTTCTCATGCTGAATGGGGACTGGATGCACCGGTAGCCACTTTCGCTGCCCAAATCCATCAAGAAAGCCGCTGGCGCACTGATGCCCGTTCGCCAGTCGGTGCTATCGGCTTAGCTCAGTTCATGCCAGGAACATCAAAGTGGATTGCCGGTACCTATCCTGATCGCCTCGACGGTAATCAACCCTATAACCCGATGTGGGCTCTACAAGCGCTGGTTATCTATAACCGATGGCATTACCAGCGTATCTCCGCGCAGACCGATTGTGACCGCTGGGCCTTCACGCTAAGCGCCTACAACGGTGGTTTGGGTTGGGTTCAACGTGACAAGAAGAAGGCAGCGGCTCAGGGACTTGATGCCAGCCGTTATTGGGGCTCGGTTGAGTATGTTAATGCCGGGCGCAGCGCTGCCAACTTTAAGGAAAATCGGGGTTATCCAGAGCGAATCATTAACCGCTGGCAACCGCTATATCAGGATGCTGGCTGGGGGGGCGGTGTATGCGATTAA
- a CDS encoding phage virion morphogenesis protein, whose amino-acid sequence MAKITVQLDSAPVNQLLSQIEQAGLDLTPVFKNIGEILLNSTRRRFEVGMGPLGEQWAANSDVTLANKRDTRPLIGDTRSLSTQINYQSDANHVLLGSLMEYGGTQHFGAKKGQYGQTRYGVPLPWGDIEARPYIGLSSEDEEDIIESAV is encoded by the coding sequence ATGGCCAAAATTACCGTACAACTCGACAGTGCGCCGGTTAACCAACTACTGAGCCAGATTGAACAGGCGGGTTTAGACCTGACACCGGTATTTAAAAACATCGGTGAAATCCTGCTTAACAGTACCCGCCGCCGTTTTGAAGTGGGTATGGGGCCATTAGGTGAACAATGGGCCGCAAACAGTGACGTGACGCTGGCCAATAAGCGGGATACCAGGCCACTGATTGGTGATACTCGGAGCCTGTCTACTCAGATTAACTACCAGTCTGATGCTAATCACGTGCTGCTTGGTTCGCTAATGGAGTACGGCGGCACCCAACATTTTGGGGCGAAAAAAGGCCAATATGGTCAAACTCGGTATGGTGTACCTCTGCCCTGGGGGGATATTGAAGCACGGCCCTACATCGGTCTGTCGTCTGAAGATGAGGAAGATATTATTGAATCTGCTGTCTAA
- a CDS encoding VpaChn25_0724 family phage protein, with protein sequence MSYAEFLREDQRLVMLRLLAELPAYSANSSVLYSALSQYGHYPSRDAIKSELYWLQEQGLVSLNDIGTVVVATLTPRGLDVSSGRAIVPGVKRPGA encoded by the coding sequence ATGAGTTATGCCGAGTTTTTAAGAGAAGACCAACGGTTAGTGATGTTGCGATTACTGGCAGAACTGCCCGCATACAGCGCTAACAGTTCAGTTTTATACAGCGCTTTAAGCCAGTATGGCCATTATCCCAGCCGTGATGCTATCAAAAGTGAATTGTACTGGCTTCAGGAACAAGGTCTGGTGTCATTGAATGATATTGGTACGGTTGTTGTAGCAACTCTCACACCAAGAGGTCTTGATGTCTCTTCAGGCCGTGCCATTGTGCCTGGCGTGAAGCGTCCGGGGGCTTAA
- a CDS encoding peptidase — MSKLIHIFKPGTHQPMEGEPISFTLKDFEATVRAYNMDLHEAPLVVGHPKHNNPAYGWVKQMIATPEGLFIEPHQVDEAFAELVRSARFKKISPSFYEPDEPSNPVPGVYYLRHVGFLGAMPPAVKGLKAIEFADGGQGIVCFNENLNEDTNMADAANPTDKKGLLARLVAFLTKELGEEKAAEIITEEGAAAIQDAGADEILPEVAAQLVAVSEENQRLKAENEELLEQAEELEIDGESADFAEVIRRKVKPSHRAAVRAMLKAASKKRGTSKLEFSEGGKNKPLTPALQAFIRSLPDVVDFSEVARKSSAPKKHLC; from the coding sequence ATGTCCAAACTTATCCATATCTTTAAGCCTGGTACCCATCAGCCGATGGAAGGCGAACCTATCTCTTTCACCCTGAAAGACTTTGAAGCCACCGTTCGCGCCTACAATATGGATCTGCATGAAGCACCGCTGGTTGTTGGCCACCCGAAACACAATAACCCTGCCTATGGTTGGGTAAAGCAAATGATTGCCACACCTGAAGGGCTCTTCATTGAACCCCATCAGGTTGATGAGGCATTTGCTGAACTCGTCCGTTCTGCCCGATTTAAAAAGATATCACCTTCCTTTTACGAACCGGATGAACCTAGTAATCCAGTACCTGGCGTTTATTACCTGCGCCACGTTGGTTTTCTGGGGGCTATGCCACCTGCCGTAAAGGGGTTGAAGGCGATTGAATTTGCGGATGGTGGACAAGGTATTGTGTGTTTTAACGAAAATCTTAATGAGGATACCAATATGGCTGATGCAGCTAATCCAACCGATAAAAAAGGTTTGCTGGCGCGACTAGTCGCTTTTCTGACTAAAGAGCTGGGTGAAGAAAAGGCCGCTGAAATCATTACCGAAGAAGGTGCTGCCGCTATTCAGGATGCCGGTGCGGATGAAATTTTACCGGAAGTCGCCGCTCAGTTAGTGGCTGTGTCGGAAGAAAATCAGCGATTAAAAGCAGAAAACGAAGAGCTACTGGAACAAGCGGAAGAGCTGGAAATTGATGGTGAGAGTGCTGATTTTGCCGAAGTGATTCGTCGCAAGGTTAAGCCTAGCCACCGTGCAGCCGTTAGAGCCATGCTTAAAGCCGCATCTAAAAAGCGCGGTACCAGTAAGTTGGAATTTAGTGAAGGTGGTAAGAACAAACCGCTTACGCCAGCTCTTCAGGCGTTTATTCGTTCTTTACCTGATGTAGTGGATTTTAGCGAAGTGGCCCGGAAAAGCTCAGCGCCGAAAAAACACCTCTGTTAA